A genomic window from Phoenix dactylifera cultivar Barhee BC4 chromosome 7, palm_55x_up_171113_PBpolish2nd_filt_p, whole genome shotgun sequence includes:
- the LOC103702384 gene encoding phosphatidylinositol/phosphatidylcholine transfer protein SFH9 isoform X2, with protein MLVDSLNWRIQNGIDNILSKPIIPTDLYRAVRDSQLIGLSGYSKEGHPVFAIGVGLSTFDKASVHYYVQSHIQINEYRDRVVLPAATKKYGRYIGTCLKVLDMTGLKLSALSQIKLLTIISTVDDLNYPEKTETYYIVNAPYIFSACWKVVKPLLQERTRRKVRVLQGCGRDELLKIMDYASLPHFCRRQGSGSSRYSSAEADDCLSFDHPFHQQLYSYMKQQALNQEFIVPFKQGSFHVDVPEPDSEGTKIVKTLESELHKISDQNGLARSMTDLKIESA; from the exons ATG CTGGTGGATTCTTTGAATTGGAGGATTCAAAATGGGATTGACAACATTTTGTCT AAACCTATAATTCCAACAGATTTATATAGAGCAGTACGTGATTCGCAGCTCATAGGATTGTCTGGATACTCGAAGGAG GGCCATCCAGTCTTTGCAATTGGTGTTGGACTCAGCACATTTGATAAAGCATCT GTCCACTACTATGTGCAGTCACACATTCAAATTAATGAGTACCGGGATCGTGTAGTTTTG CCTGCTGCAACAAAGAAGTATGGGCGGTATATTGGCACATGTCTGAAGGTCTTAGATATGACTGGGCTAAAGCTTTCAGCATTGAGCCAAATAAAG TTATTAACCATCATATCTACTGTTGATGACCTAAACTATCCAGAGAAGACAGAGACTTATTATATAGTCAATGCTCCGTATATATTTTCGGCTTGTTGGAAG GTTGTCAAGCCTCTTTTGCAAGAAAGGACAAGAAGGAAAGTGCGAGTACTGCAAGGTTGTGGCAGAGATGAGCTATTGAAG ATAATGGACTATGCATCCCTTCCCCATTTCTGTAGAAGACAAGGTTCTGGTTCATCTCGGTATTCTTCTGCTGAGGCTGATGACTGCCTCTCCTTTGACCATCCGTTTCACCAACAGCTTTACAGCTACATGAAGCAGCAAGCCTTAAACCAGGAATTCATTGTTCCTTTCAAACAAGGGTCCTTCCATGTAGACGTGCCTGAACCAGACTCTGAGGGAACAAAGATTGTTAAAACTTTAGAGTCTGAGCTCCACAAGATCAGTGATCAAAATGGGCTTGCTCGCTCGATGACCGACCTTAAAATTGAGAGCGCATGA
- the LOC103702384 gene encoding phosphatidylinositol/phosphatidylcholine transfer protein SFH9 isoform X1: MGMASQDAIEQLAALMDQVDEPLKITFQNVHQGYTNETLVRFLKAREGHVTKAYKMLVDSLNWRIQNGIDNILSKPIIPTDLYRAVRDSQLIGLSGYSKEGHPVFAIGVGLSTFDKASVHYYVQSHIQINEYRDRVVLPAATKKYGRYIGTCLKVLDMTGLKLSALSQIKLLTIISTVDDLNYPEKTETYYIVNAPYIFSACWKVVKPLLQERTRRKVRVLQGCGRDELLKIMDYASLPHFCRRQGSGSSRYSSAEADDCLSFDHPFHQQLYSYMKQQALNQEFIVPFKQGSFHVDVPEPDSEGTKIVKTLESELHKISDQNGLARSMTDLKIESA; the protein is encoded by the exons ATGGGAATGGCTTCCCAGGACGCGATCGAGCAGCTCGCCGCGCTCATGGACCAAG TGGACGAGCCGTTGAAGATCACATTTCAG AATGTGCACCAAGGATATACAAATGAAACTTTGGTACGCTTTCTCAAGGCGAGAGAGGGGCATGTTACTAAAGCTTATAAAATG CTGGTGGATTCTTTGAATTGGAGGATTCAAAATGGGATTGACAACATTTTGTCT AAACCTATAATTCCAACAGATTTATATAGAGCAGTACGTGATTCGCAGCTCATAGGATTGTCTGGATACTCGAAGGAG GGCCATCCAGTCTTTGCAATTGGTGTTGGACTCAGCACATTTGATAAAGCATCT GTCCACTACTATGTGCAGTCACACATTCAAATTAATGAGTACCGGGATCGTGTAGTTTTG CCTGCTGCAACAAAGAAGTATGGGCGGTATATTGGCACATGTCTGAAGGTCTTAGATATGACTGGGCTAAAGCTTTCAGCATTGAGCCAAATAAAG TTATTAACCATCATATCTACTGTTGATGACCTAAACTATCCAGAGAAGACAGAGACTTATTATATAGTCAATGCTCCGTATATATTTTCGGCTTGTTGGAAG GTTGTCAAGCCTCTTTTGCAAGAAAGGACAAGAAGGAAAGTGCGAGTACTGCAAGGTTGTGGCAGAGATGAGCTATTGAAG ATAATGGACTATGCATCCCTTCCCCATTTCTGTAGAAGACAAGGTTCTGGTTCATCTCGGTATTCTTCTGCTGAGGCTGATGACTGCCTCTCCTTTGACCATCCGTTTCACCAACAGCTTTACAGCTACATGAAGCAGCAAGCCTTAAACCAGGAATTCATTGTTCCTTTCAAACAAGGGTCCTTCCATGTAGACGTGCCTGAACCAGACTCTGAGGGAACAAAGATTGTTAAAACTTTAGAGTCTGAGCTCCACAAGATCAGTGATCAAAATGGGCTTGCTCGCTCGATGACCGACCTTAAAATTGAGAGCGCATGA
- the LOC103702385 gene encoding uncharacterized protein LOC103702385 — protein MASPARSSPVAFSGIASFTGGDSSLLPDPNSQTGSAAGSFQGEGLLAGTAGGVPEVDGGSGGEAEFGFQRPEFGQEALAGTVQIYDRHVFLCYKSPNVWPSHVEAAESDRLPRLLFAALKARKEDMKKRTRMTICEGEDGTDSSNGDVLIFPDMIRYRKLTHFDVDTFVEEVLVKDNEWLPGAAEPLTGSFVFICAHQSRDRRCGVCGPALVKKFKEEITLYGLQRQVSVRPCSHVGGHKYAGNVIIFSPNINGELTGHWYGYVSPDDVPTLLEQHIRKGKIVDHLWRGQMGLSEEDQKNAQNLRLQPNSGMEQNTAKEFIETAGTDGVVNGTIAGAGGCCQGTGNISCCQNTPPMEKPENDQIGEQKTQEVEQEKSKMETKTSSNKAASCTRKICAMPTWFESWEREDTYAALAVVAAIASVAVAYSCYRQLR, from the exons ATGGCATCCCCGGCTCGCTCCTCCCCCGTCGCCTTCTCCGGAATCGCCTCCTTCACCGGCGGCGACTCCTCCCTGCTGCCGGACCCCAATTCCCAGACTGGCAGTGCCGCCGGGAGCTTCCAGGGCGAGGGCCTCCTCGCCGGGACGGCCGGCGGCGTCCCGGAGGTGGACGGAGGCAGCGGCGGCGAGGCGGAGTTTGGGTTCCAGCGGCCGGAGTTCGGGCAGGAGGCGCTGGCGGGAACCGTACAGATCTACGACCGCCACGTGTTCCTTTGTTACAAGTCGCCGAACGTCTGGCCGTCTCACGTCGAGGCGGCGGAGTCTGACCGGCTCCCTCGCCTCCTCTTCGCCGCCCTCAAGGCCCGGAAGGAAGacatgaagaagcgg ACTCGTATGACCATATGCGAAGGAGAAGATGGTACTGATTCTTCCAATGGAGATGTTCTGATCTTTCCAGACATGATTAGATACAG GAAATTGACCCACTTTGATGTTGATACTTTTGTTGAAGAAGTGCTTGTGAAAGACAATGAGTGGCTCCCAGGAGCAGCTGAACCACTGACTGGTTCATTTGTTTTTATATGTGCTCATCAAAGCCGAGATCGGAGATGCGGTGTTTGTGGCCCTGCTCTTGTTAAAAAATTCAAAGAAGAGATAACCCTTTATGGTCTACAAAGACAAGTGTCTGTCAGGCCCTGCTCACATGTGGGTGGTCATAAGTATGCAGGAAATGTCATTATATTTAGTCCCAATATCAATGGAGAACTTACTGGTCATTG GTATGGATATGTCTCTCCAGATGATGTGCCTACATTGCTTGAACAGCACATTCGGAAAGGCAAGATTGTAGACCATCTGTGGAG GGGGCAAATGGGATTATCTGAGGAGGACCAGAAAAATGCTCAGAACCTTAGACTTCAGCCAAACAGTGGAATGGAGCAAAATACTGCAAAGGAATTCATCGAAACTGCAGGAACTGATGGTGTTGTAAATGGCACAATAGCTGGAGCAGGTGGATGCTGCCAGGGCACTGGCAACATCTCTTGTTGCCAGAACACGCCACCGATGGAAAAACCAGAAAATGATCAGATTGGCGAACAGAAGACTCAGGAGGTCGAGCAGGAGAAGAGTAAGATGGAAACCAAGACCAGTAGCAACAAAGCAGCCTCGTGCACTCGTAAAATCTGTGCAATGCCCACCTGGTTTGAGAGCTGGGAACGAGAGGACACCTATGCAGCTCTCGCGGTGGTTGCAGCCATTGCCTCCGTTGCTGTTGCTTATAGCTGCTATAGGCAGCtgagataa